CGTTGCGTCTTCCCATTGCAAAGTTGGTCTAatagtggtggtggtggtggtacgGGTGAATGTGGACCCGACCTCCATTGTCACACTCGTGGGACTCGTGGTGGTTGTGGGATCTGTGGTTGCCACTGTTGTCGTGGAGGCGGAGTCCCCAAGATGTTGTTCGTCACAACGTCGGTAGGTGAATTGCAGAATGCCACGATCGTGCAAGGCTTGGAGTTGTTGGAGCAGCGCCGTGGCGTCGTAACCCGCCGGCAGGGATCGTCGTAGAGTAGGCAACGGAATTCCCGTCTGACCcgttgctttggaaagaaattgcAGTAACGGATCGACTCTCCGTAAAGCCGTAACGAGGGCCGGTTCCCCCGTCGGCTCGAGCACCGGATGGGCCTTGCCGTCACGCTTTGGGACGTTCCTCGTCGTAGTGGTTGTGGTAGTCATTTACGACAGCAACGCGGGTCAAGTTGCATCGACAGCGTCCAGTTTCGGGTAGGGTCGTACAATATTTTGGGCTTGTGAGGTCGATTgccctgactgtgaatcttCCAATCCATCAGCGGATGTTTCCATCGTCATGGTCGTTTGTGACGGGGCGGGCGTTTCGATCGGTCGGGGGAGAAACCGAACAAGCTAACGAGGGCTAGGGTTTCTGAAGAGCCCCGTTCACGAAATGACGTGGTACCACGTATCCAAATACATGGTATCTATGCGAACGCTATTTCGAATTTCATCCACGAAAGTCTTCCGGACGTCGACACAAGGCCGCTCTTTCCAAACCGCACACACTACCTACCCCTCTCTACTTGGACTGTGGGATTGGTAGCAGAGCAGACCAACAAAAGCTTCTCGTGTACCTTTCGTGTGATCCATTGTGTGTCTCTCGAACGGACGTCGTGTGGAACGACGGAATCTGCGCTACCACTCGTTCCGTTGCCGTGGTGTGCATCATGCCGCATCTTTGGCACTGCCGAACGGCCCGGAAGCGTCCGCGTTCCGGGCACCCCATTGTTCCTCTCctcgtcgtggtggtggtaaCGATGGGAACAATGATTCGGTATACGGACGCCTTGGTCTGCCTGCGATCCTCGAGTCGTCGATGGACAGCCCTGTCCATGTCCGTGACGGGGACGGAACTCCGTCTACGGAAGGGTCGCCAAAAggcgcaacaacaacaggCGGAAGCGGAGTCGCCGTCGTCCGATGGCAAGAATGTCGTATTGGAAACACTCTACGCCTGTGCCGTCAATCTAGACGACCTCTCCGTACCATTTCTCACGTCAATCAAGAGTGAATCTACTTTTGTGGAATACACTGACGACGGTTTGGCGATGCCCGATCAAGGCATTGGAAAATTCAAGGAAGAGTTGGCCAACATTCTGGCCGAACCCATTGTCGAAATTACGGTTTCCGCTAGTGTCATTTTCAATAGTTtgctcgttgccatttcgaCTATTCCCTCCATTCCCTACGAAAACGCCATTCGGATGGCCATCAACGTCGTGGGCGTCATCTTTGCGGCCGATTTCTTTGCTCGTTGGTTTTCCTCCTCCAAGGACACGGGCAAGCACGTCCTTAATCCACAGTTCGCCATTGACGTCGTGGTCGTCATTCTGCCCCTCGTGTTCGGCGTTGCTCCGGAGTCCTTCTGGGCCACCGTGACGTGGATTCCCAACTGGCTGACGAGTCCCTCGGTACTCATCAATCTAGAACTCCTACGCGTCCTGCGTTTGCGAC
The genomic region above belongs to Phaeodactylum tricornutum CCAP 1055/1 chromosome 16, whole genome shotgun sequence and contains:
- a CDS encoding predicted protein produces the protein MPHLWHCRTARKRPRSGHPIVPLLVVVVVTMGTMIRYTDALVCLRSSSRRWTALSMSVTGTELRLRKGRQKAQQQQAEAESPSSDGKNVVLETLYACAVNLDDLSVPFLTSIKSESTFVEYTDDGLAMPDQGIGKFKEELANILAEPIVEITVSASVIFNSLLVAISTIPSIPYENAIRMAINVVGVIFAADFFARWFSSSKDTGKHVLNPQFAIDVVVVILPLVFGVAPESFWATVTWIPNWLTSPSVLINLELLRVLRLRRALRDKATFAMYAQAVGVPGQNIKPWQLQLARVLLSLFTLLSISTGLIYTVEHKVNPDISDYFTALYFGLTTLTTVGFGDSLTPSLFFWSLPSNPIDITPVTWTGKLVVCGSIVAGVAVVPAQAASLVEALLQRQDDRDNDRRPRRATRLRQSAWDADTPHGGNRVLDVHLACPTCNATLHWSDAQFCYACGAEL